AAATAATTTTTCAAATAATTTCAGCATGCCGGAAAAGCAGGCTTTTGCCGCTTGCGGACAGGCGATATTAATGAAAAATTACGGCTCTTGTTTTAAACAATACGGAATAAAAACAGCGCAAATCCTTTTAACGAAAGACGACATATCCTCCAGAAAAAGGTTCGTCAATGCAAGAAACACAATATACGAGCTGTTAAAGAATAAGGTTGTGCCGATTATAAATGAAAATGACACTATTTCCTACGAAGAGATAAAATTTTCCGACAATGACCATTTGTCGGCTCTCGTTTCAAACCTCGTATGCGCCGACTTATTAATAATTCTTTCCAATGTCCATGGCGTTTACGACAAAAATCCTGTATTGCATAAAGATGCGAAACTTATTAAAACGATAGATAACATAAAGGATTTTATGAAAGATTTTAAAGAAACATCTAAAAGTTTGCAAGGCACAGGCGGAATGAAATCAAAACTTTATGCCTCGTTTATCGCCGCCGGCGCGGGGACAGACACTATTATTATCTCGGGCAAGGACGGAAAAAGCCTTGATTCGTTCGCCGGAGGCATACTGACGGGAACATTCATTCCGTCTTTAAAAAATAACATTAACAAGAAAAAACACTGGCTTTTATTCGGCATGGAAAAAAAGGGGCAAATAGTAATCGATAAGGGGGCAGTCGACGCAATTATCAACAAAAATAAAAGCCTTCTTGCAAGCGGTATTCTTGCAGTAAACGGCGAATTTAAAAAAGGGGAGGGGGTTTATATCGTTAACGAAGAAGGTAAAATTTTTTCTATCGGCATATCCAATTTTGATTCGAAGGATATAAAAAGAATTAAGGGACTTAAATCCCATGAAATAAAAACAAAATTTGGCGAAGGCATCCTTTCGGCTTTAGTTGTGCATAAGGACAAATTGGCCGTTACCGCTTAATTAAATATATTAAGAGCATGATAATAAAATTATAATAAAATTTAACCATATTTATTCTAAGGTAAATGCGTATGGAACCTGAAACAGAATCTATCGAAGAAATTGCAAGAAAGGCGTACGCCACAAGCAGTTTTATCGCAAGCGCCGGGATAAGCACAAAACTAAATATACTTAATACGATTAAAAACCTTTTAATCGAAAACAAAAATAATGTAATCCTTGAAAATAGAAAGGATGTGGAAAATGCACAGTCCCGCGGGCTTAGCGTTCCGATGGTTGACAGGCTGACGATTTCCGAAAAGACATTCAATTCAATGATTAAGTCGGTAGAAGATGTGGGGAAAATTAAAGACCCTGTAGGAGAAATAGAAGATATTACGGTTAGGCCAAACGGGCTTATGGTCGGAAAGATGCGGATACCGCTTGGCGTCATAGGTATTATTTATGAATCGAGACCGACCGTTACAATAGATGCATCCATACTTTGCCTGTTATCTGGAAATGCCGTAATTTTAAGGGGCGGGTCGGAGGCTTTTAATTCCAATATGATACTGGCTTCAATAATCTCGAAAAGTTTAAATCTTAACGGCCTTCCGCCTCAAATAGTTTCAATGGTTCCTTATACCGATAGATCTGCTATTAAAGAATTAATTTCTCAAAAAAAATATATAGATTTAATAATACCGAGGGGCGGAGAAGGGCTTATATCCTATGTTATCGAAAACTCTAAAATTCCCGTGATAAAACATGATAAAGGCCTCTGTCACATATATGTCGATGAATATGCCGATATTAAGAAGTCGCTTAATGTCATTATTAATGCAAAAGTTCAAAGGCCGTCGGTTTGCAATGCATTAGAAACGCTTTTAGTCCATTCCTCCATACTTGACAGGTTTATGCCTGAAATGCTCGGCGAACTTAAAAAAAACGGCGTGGAAGTGAGAGTTGACGATGAAATTTTAAATATTTACAAACAGGAATTTAATTTTCTTGTAGCGGCAGAACAGGACGATTGGGATACCGAATATTTAAATCTTACACTGGCAGTAAAATCGGTCCCCAATATGGACGCCGCCGTAGAACATATTAAAAAACACGGTTCCAATCATACCGAAGCAATACTTACCGAAAATTACGCCAACGCTCTTGAGTTCATAAAAAGGGTAAACTCTTCCTGCGTTCTTATAAACGCTTCTACTAGATTTAACGATGGTTTTGAGCTAGGGCTCGGGGCGGAAATAGGCATATCCACTTCAAAAATTCATGCATTTGGACCGATGGGCGCAAGGGAACTTACCACGACTAAATTTATCGTTTTCGGCAGCTATCAGACAAGGACATGAATATCGGCATTTTCGGCGGAACATTTGATCCGATTCATTACGGACATTTAAGGGCGGCGGAAGAAATTACGCAAAACTTTTTGGAAAAAGTTATATTTGTCCCGACAAACATAACTTCTAATAAAGAAAAAGTACCTTCAAGTTCGCAAGAAAGGCTTGAAATGATAAAAATCGCAATAAACGATCATAAAAAATTCACAGTTTCGGATATTGAAATTAAAAGAGGCGGAATTTCTTACTCATATGACACCGTTATTCAGTTTAAGAAATTATACCCGGATGACGATTTATATTTTATTATAGGAATGGATGCGTATTTTGATTTAAAAAATTGGAAAAACGGCGAACTCCTCTTTGGCATGATTAATTTTATCGTTATTAACAGAAATAATATAAGGTTTAATCCAAAAGATCTAATAAAACTTACATCTTTTTTGCCGGACGGGATAAAAGGGCAAATCGATATAGACCATAAAAACAAAAGATTTGTCACGTCTAAAAATAGATATATAAATTTCCTTAAAATAACAAGAATGGATATTTCATCTACAATAATCAGGAATAACTTTAAAAAAAACATTTCCAACCTATATCTATTGCCAAAGGATGTTATTAATTATATAATTAATAAAAAGATGTATATTTAACTTTTACAATTTATAATTGCAACTGCTAAACAAGGTGATTTAAAATAATTAACGCAAAAATAGAAAGAAAAAAACTAAAAAGAACAAATAAAACTATAAGGTCTATAATAGGCTCCCTTTTAGAGAAAAAGGCTCACGATGTTATCGTGCTCGATATTAGAAGGATTTCCGCAATGACCGATTTTGTTATTATCGCGGGCGGTTCATCCGATCGTCAAATATCATCGATAGCCAACAATTTAATAGATTCCATAAAAAAGCGTCCCTTCGGAGTGGAGGGGCTTTCAGGTTCGAGATGGGTCGTAATTGACTATGGAGATGTCATAATACACATAATTCACGACGATTTAAGGCCGTATTATAACCTTGAAGGATTATGGCCCGATGCCAAAGAGTTAATTGTGGAAAATTAAGAGTAGATTCCTGCGTACGCAGGAATGACGGATAAAAATTAATTATGTATATCATTACATTAATAATCGCCATTCTGGTGCTGATAGCTTTCTTTGAGTATCTTTATATGCTTAACCCCGTGAAGATTCCACTGCATTACGCCCCGGGCTCACAGCACATAATTAATGAATATCTTATAATTTATATTTTTTCGGCATTTTTGGTTGGAATTGTTCTTGTCCTGTCTATAAATATTTTAAAGGATTTAATTTCTCAGATAAAAAATCTTTTCTTTAAAAGAAAGCAGTTTATAAAAACGGAAATAGATAATTCCGTTAACAAAGCTTACGATTTCTATATTAAAGGACAATACGACAAGGCAATAGACTTAATAAAAAAATACTTATCCGCCTATGAAAACAGCATAAGCGGTTATTTACTTCTGGCGAAAATTTACAAACATAAAGGAAAAATAAAAGATAGCGAATTTAACTTAAATAAAGCGCTGGAAATAGAAAAAGATAATATTAATGCTCTTAATGAGGCCGGAAATCTATATAAATTAAACAAAGATTATGATAAAGCAATAGTTTATTACAATAAGGCGTTAGAATCCTCAAACGATAATCTATATGCAATAACGCAGTTAAAAGATATTTACATAAAAAAAGGCGAATGGAAAAATGCATACAGGATGTCTAAGCTCTTTCTCGCTGAATCAAAAGATAAAGAGATTAATAAAAAAGAAGAATTAGTCATGCTCGGGCTTAAATATGAATTCGGAAAGTATCTTTTAGAAACGGAAAACGATACCGTAAGATCCGCTAAAAGATTTAACCAGGTGTTAACCCAAAATAAAAATTTTGTCCCCGCGTACATATCTCTGGGAGACATTTATATTAAAAAAGGGAAATATCCCGAAGTATTCGATTTATGGGAAAAGGCATTTTTAAAAACCGGCAACTTCGCTATTCTAATCAAAATCGAGGATATAGCGATAAAAACGAATCATCCCGAAAATATTATTAAATTCTACCAAGAACTTATTTACGATAATCCTGAAAAGTGGGAATACAGGCTATTTTTAGGAAAACTATATATGAGATTAGAAATGGTTGACGATGCGCTTTCAAGCCTTCATGAAATCCCTGCTTCAATTTTTAAAGACAACTCCCTCAGCCTTCTTTTAGCGGAATGTTACTTTAAAAGAGGAAAATATAACGATTCCGCCGTAAATTTTAGAAAGGCTCTTAAAGGCCAATATCCGGTCAAGTTACCTTTTACCTGTTCAAATTGCGGGTTTGTCTCTTACAATTATTCTTCGATCTGCCCATCCTGCAACCTATGGAACACATTTAATATAAAAACCTCCGGAACGCTTTATGAAAGCGGACAAAAAGATGATATTAAAAATATTCCGTCATTGATTTCGGAGTAAACAGGCTAAGCAAATGAAAAAATATGACGGGTTAGCTTTGATTATTTTGGACGGTTTCGGCTTGTCGCCTTCCGTGAAAGGCAACGCTATAATAAATGCGAATCCCGAGTTCATAAATTCCATCTTTAAAAGTTATCCGTTTACGACTCTAATCACTCACGGCAAAGATGTCGGTTTGCCTGAAAACACGATGGGAAACTCGGAAGTGGGGCATTCCAATATCGGCGCCGGAAGGATTACTATGCAGGATTTGACAAAAATAGATATGCAAATTGAAAATGATACCTTAAAAAATAATAAAACATTATCTTTATTTTTAGAAAAAATCAAAAACGGAAATTCACGGGTCCATCTTATGGGTCTCTTATCCGAAAGCGGGGTCCATTCCGAATTATCCCACTTATTATACTTAATCCGGTTTTTCAGGACTAACGGGGTAAAGGAGATCTATATTCATGCATTTTTAGACGGAAGGGATTCTCCGCCAAAAAGCGCAGAAATTTTCTTAAAAAAATTAATGGAAGAAGTTAAAAAGTTAAAACCTTTTGTTTTCTTATCTACGATATGCGGCAGATTTTATGCCATGGACAGGGATACAAGATGGGACAGGACAAACAGGGCTTTCGATCTGCTTACGGGATTAAACGGGGAAAGGTTTGACGACCCCGCCCTTGCCATAAAAAAGTTCTACGACGACGGAATAACGGATGAGTTTGTACACCCCGTCGTAATTAACAACAAGGAAGGGAAGAACGGCGCGATAGGCGGGGACGACGGTGTTTTATTTTTTAACTTCAGG
This is a stretch of genomic DNA from Candidatus Acidulodesulfobacterium ferriphilum. It encodes these proteins:
- the proB gene encoding glutamate 5-kinase; this encodes MNNKEYNALNDFRKYLNSKKRIVLKIGTQVLLGDKDKLSLSAFKRICSFSHSLIRQQKEVILVSSGAIAAGKDVLNTPSPSNNFSNNFSMPEKQAFAACGQAILMKNYGSCFKQYGIKTAQILLTKDDISSRKRFVNARNTIYELLKNKVVPIINENDTISYEEIKFSDNDHLSALVSNLVCADLLIILSNVHGVYDKNPVLHKDAKLIKTIDNIKDFMKDFKETSKSLQGTGGMKSKLYASFIAAGAGTDTIIISGKDGKSLDSFAGGILTGTFIPSLKNNINKKKHWLLFGMEKKGQIVIDKGAVDAIINKNKSLLASGILAVNGEFKKGEGVYIVNEEGKIFSIGISNFDSKDIKRIKGLKSHEIKTKFGEGILSALVVHKDKLAVTA
- a CDS encoding glutamate-5-semialdehyde dehydrogenase produces the protein MEPETESIEEIARKAYATSSFIASAGISTKLNILNTIKNLLIENKNNVILENRKDVENAQSRGLSVPMVDRLTISEKTFNSMIKSVEDVGKIKDPVGEIEDITVRPNGLMVGKMRIPLGVIGIIYESRPTVTIDASILCLLSGNAVILRGGSEAFNSNMILASIISKSLNLNGLPPQIVSMVPYTDRSAIKELISQKKYIDLIIPRGGEGLISYVIENSKIPVIKHDKGLCHIYVDEYADIKKSLNVIINAKVQRPSVCNALETLLVHSSILDRFMPEMLGELKKNGVEVRVDDEILNIYKQEFNFLVAAEQDDWDTEYLNLTLAVKSVPNMDAAVEHIKKHGSNHTEAILTENYANALEFIKRVNSSCVLINASTRFNDGFELGLGAEIGISTSKIHAFGPMGARELTTTKFIVFGSYQTRT
- a CDS encoding 2,3-bisphosphoglycerate-independent phosphoglycerate mutase; amino-acid sequence: MKKYDGLALIILDGFGLSPSVKGNAIINANPEFINSIFKSYPFTTLITHGKDVGLPENTMGNSEVGHSNIGAGRITMQDLTKIDMQIENDTLKNNKTLSLFLEKIKNGNSRVHLMGLLSESGVHSELSHLLYLIRFFRTNGVKEIYIHAFLDGRDSPPKSAEIFLKKLMEEVKKLKPFVFLSTICGRFYAMDRDTRWDRTNRAFDLLTGLNGERFDDPALAIKKFYDDGITDEFVHPVVINNKEGKNGAIGGDDGVLFFNFRADRAKQLTMAITFKDFNKFYRDGFKPVKNFISMTKYDDSFKNGYIIEPENYDNILGQVISDLDFNQLRIAETEKYAHVTYFFNCGREEPFKNEDRLLIPSPREYKTYDMIPEMSAFKIKDALIERIKLNKYKLIVCNFANCDMVGHTGNYDAAVKAVKAVNSVLSEIVPVILNQHHACIITADHGNAETMLDENGMPMTNHTLNPVPFAIVSNYPKEIPILKPGRLADIAPTILKLLGLNIPEEMTGRVLWE
- the rsfS gene encoding ribosome silencing factor — translated: MRSIIGSLLEKKAHDVIVLDIRRISAMTDFVIIAGGSSDRQISSIANNLIDSIKKRPFGVEGLSGSRWVVIDYGDVIIHIIHDDLRPYYNLEGLWPDAKELIVEN
- the nadD gene encoding nicotinate (nicotinamide) nucleotide adenylyltransferase — protein: MNIGIFGGTFDPIHYGHLRAAEEITQNFLEKVIFVPTNITSNKEKVPSSSQERLEMIKIAINDHKKFTVSDIEIKRGGISYSYDTVIQFKKLYPDDDLYFIIGMDAYFDLKNWKNGELLFGMINFIVINRNNIRFNPKDLIKLTSFLPDGIKGQIDIDHKNKRFVTSKNRYINFLKITRMDISSTIIRNNFKKNISNLYLLPKDVINYIINKKMYI